Proteins from a single region of Nakamurella deserti:
- a CDS encoding class I SAM-dependent methyltransferase gives MPGCLPRAPSVGDVSDPHRTAEAVLGPTRPVKRPAGPDDSRRANRRWWDADADDYHAEHGTFLGDADFVWCPERVREADVGLLGDVRGRRVLEVGCGSAPCARWLAAQGAQVVAFDLSAGMLRHGQEAARRTGIDVPLVQADAVALPFRDAAFDVACSAFGAVPFVADAGAVMAEVARVLRPGGRWVFSVTHPMRWIFLDDPGERGLTAVQSYFDRRPYVEVDADGEPAYVEHHRTLGDRVRDLVGAGFTLTELVEPSWPEDLDATWGQWSRTRGEVFPGTAIFVCEKR, from the coding sequence CTGCCGGGGTGTCTTCCGCGGGCCCCTAGTGTCGGGGACGTGTCCGATCCGCACCGTACCGCCGAAGCCGTCCTCGGCCCGACCCGCCCGGTCAAGCGCCCCGCCGGCCCCGACGACTCACGTCGCGCCAATCGCCGCTGGTGGGACGCCGATGCCGACGACTACCACGCGGAGCACGGGACGTTCCTGGGCGACGCCGACTTCGTCTGGTGTCCGGAACGGGTCCGGGAGGCCGACGTCGGGCTGCTGGGCGACGTCCGGGGCCGGCGGGTGCTGGAGGTGGGCTGCGGCTCCGCGCCGTGCGCCCGTTGGCTGGCCGCCCAGGGTGCGCAGGTCGTCGCGTTCGACCTGTCCGCCGGGATGCTGCGTCACGGGCAGGAGGCGGCCCGCCGCACCGGGATCGACGTCCCGTTGGTGCAGGCCGACGCGGTGGCACTGCCGTTCCGGGATGCGGCGTTCGACGTGGCGTGCTCGGCGTTCGGCGCGGTGCCCTTCGTCGCCGACGCCGGGGCGGTGATGGCCGAAGTGGCGCGGGTGCTGCGCCCGGGCGGCCGCTGGGTGTTCTCGGTGACGCACCCGATGCGCTGGATCTTCCTCGACGACCCGGGCGAGCGTGGACTGACCGCGGTGCAGTCCTACTTCGACCGCCGGCCCTACGTGGAGGTCGACGCGGACGGCGAGCCCGCGTACGTCGAGCACCACCGGACGCTCGGCGACCGGGTGCGCGACCTCGTCGGCGCCGGGTTCACGCTCACCGAGCTGGTCGAGCCGAGTTGGCCCGAGGACCTGGACGCGACCTGGGGCCAGTGGTCGCGGACGCGCGGCGAGGTGTTCCCGGGGACCGCGATCTTCGTCTGCGAGAAGCGCTGA
- a CDS encoding putative quinol monooxygenase, with amino-acid sequence MYLIVVKFKVKPEWTDRWMDLVGDFTRSTRQEPGNLWFEWSRSIDEPDTFVLVEAFTDDGAGPHVNSAHFQQAMKDMPQALVATPKIVSRQVEGEGWGEMGELTVE; translated from the coding sequence ATGTACCTGATCGTGGTCAAGTTCAAGGTCAAGCCGGAGTGGACCGACCGCTGGATGGATCTGGTCGGGGACTTCACCCGCTCCACCCGGCAGGAGCCGGGCAACCTGTGGTTCGAGTGGTCGCGCAGCATCGACGAGCCGGACACGTTCGTGCTGGTGGAGGCATTCACCGACGACGGTGCCGGACCGCACGTCAACAGCGCGCACTTCCAGCAGGCGATGAAGGACATGCCGCAGGCGCTGGTGGCGACGCCGAAGATCGTCAGCCGTCAGGTCGAGGGTGAGGGTTGGGGCGAGATGGGTGAGCTCACCGTCGAGTAG
- a CDS encoding GMC family oxidoreductase — protein sequence MTSIEHSEPSVVIIGSGAGGGTLAYELTAKGIPCVVLEAGPHLTGDDYENDEWRAFSQMAWLDMRTTSGSWRVADDFPNLPAWIVKAVGGTTTHWSGATPRFMAHEFKALSTYGPVAGANLLDWPVTLEEMAPWYDRAEIAMGSTHRHGRPPLPANNNYKVLANGADKVGYRYYATGPYATNATPYDGRPATVQDGFNFQGDKQGSKWSTLVREIPRALATGLLDLRPECHATKINHDASGKVDAVEYLDAAGNLHRQSARVVCVAGNSIETPRLLLMSASSLHPDGLANSSGQVGRNYMRHMTGSAYAQFENPVRMYRGETMAGLIADEAKHDPSRGFVGGYYMETLSLGPAFLASFVEPGEWGRSFTAKMEAYERTAGMWLVGEDMPQESNRITLDPEVKDQWGLPVPHVHFDDHPNDVAMRNHAYAAADAVYDAVGAVHVHHTPPYPSTHNLGSCRMSARAEDGVVDSHGRAHDVPNLFVSDGSQMTTGAAANPTLTIVALAIRQADHLASELAAGRL from the coding sequence ATGACCAGCATCGAGCACAGCGAACCGTCCGTCGTCATCATCGGATCAGGCGCCGGCGGCGGCACCCTCGCGTACGAGTTGACCGCCAAAGGGATCCCCTGCGTGGTCCTCGAGGCCGGCCCGCACCTCACCGGCGACGACTACGAGAACGACGAGTGGCGCGCTTTCAGCCAGATGGCCTGGCTGGACATGCGGACCACCAGCGGATCCTGGCGGGTGGCCGACGACTTCCCGAACCTGCCCGCATGGATCGTCAAGGCCGTCGGCGGCACCACCACGCACTGGTCGGGGGCGACCCCGCGCTTCATGGCCCACGAGTTCAAGGCGCTGTCCACCTACGGCCCGGTGGCCGGCGCGAACCTGCTCGACTGGCCGGTGACCCTCGAGGAGATGGCGCCCTGGTACGACCGGGCCGAGATCGCCATGGGGTCGACGCACCGGCACGGCCGGCCGCCGCTGCCGGCGAACAACAACTACAAGGTGCTGGCCAACGGTGCCGACAAGGTCGGCTACCGCTACTACGCGACCGGCCCGTACGCCACGAACGCGACGCCGTACGACGGCCGCCCCGCCACCGTCCAGGACGGGTTCAACTTCCAGGGCGACAAGCAGGGTTCGAAGTGGTCCACCCTCGTGCGGGAGATCCCGCGGGCGCTGGCCACCGGGCTGCTCGACCTGCGCCCGGAGTGCCACGCCACGAAGATCAACCACGACGCGAGCGGGAAGGTCGACGCGGTCGAGTACCTCGACGCCGCGGGCAACCTGCACCGGCAGTCGGCCCGGGTGGTGTGCGTGGCCGGCAACTCCATCGAGACGCCTCGGTTGTTGCTGATGAGCGCGTCGTCGCTGCACCCGGACGGACTGGCCAACAGCTCCGGCCAGGTGGGCCGCAACTACATGCGGCACATGACCGGCTCGGCGTACGCCCAGTTCGAGAACCCGGTCCGGATGTACCGCGGCGAGACGATGGCCGGGTTGATCGCCGACGAGGCCAAGCACGACCCGTCCCGCGGCTTCGTCGGCGGCTACTACATGGAGACGCTGTCGCTGGGCCCGGCTTTCCTGGCCAGCTTCGTGGAGCCCGGCGAGTGGGGCCGCAGCTTCACCGCGAAGATGGAGGCCTACGAGCGGACCGCCGGTATGTGGCTCGTCGGCGAGGACATGCCGCAGGAGAGCAACCGCATCACGCTGGACCCCGAGGTCAAGGACCAGTGGGGGCTGCCGGTACCGCACGTGCACTTCGACGACCACCCCAACGACGTCGCGATGCGCAACCACGCGTACGCCGCGGCCGATGCGGTCTACGACGCGGTCGGGGCGGTCCATGTGCACCACACCCCGCCGTACCCGTCGACGCACAACCTGGGCAGCTGCCGGATGAGCGCGCGGGCCGAGGACGGCGTGGTCGACAGCCACGGCAGGGCCCACGACGTGCCGAACCTCTTCGTCAGTGACGGCTCGCAGATGACCACGGGCGCCGCGGCCAACCCGACGCTCACCATCGTCGCGCTGGCCATCCGGCAGGCCGACCATCTCGCCTCGGAACTCGCGGCCGGTCGGCTTTGA
- the uvrB gene encoding excinuclease ABC subunit UvrB, whose amino-acid sequence MAFAAEKPVLATSEFRTVSELPRTGGRFEVVSEFKPSGDQPAAIAELEKRLAAGEKDVVLLGATGTGKSATTAWLIEKVQRPTLVMAPNKTLAAQLANEFRELFPHNAVEYFVSYYDYYQPEAYVPQTDTFIEKDSSINSDVERLRHSATRSLLSRRDVIVVSSVSCIYGLGTPQSYLDRSLPVRVGMDLDRDKLLRALVDIQYTRNDLAFTRGSFRVRGDTVEIIPSYEELALRIEFFGDEVEKLYYLHPLTGDVQREVDELRIFPATHYVAGPERMEKAINDIENELADRLAELDAQNKLLEAQRLRMRTNYDLEMMRQVGFTSGIENYSRHIDGRAAGTAPATLIDYFPDDFLLVIDESHVTVPQIGGMHEGDAARKRTLVEHGFRLPSALDNRPLTWEEFSDRIGQTVYLSATPGNYELGRAQGEFVEQVIRPTGLVDPEVIIKPTQGQIDDLVGEIRARAERDERVLVTTLTKKMSEDLTDYLLELGIRVRYLHSEVDTLRRVELLRELRMGEYDVLIGINLLREGLDLPEVSLVAILDADKEGFLRSGTSLIQTIGRAARNVNGQVHMYADRITASMATAIEETNRRREKQVAYNLEMGLDPQPLRKKINDILERVYAEAEDTVAIGGSGRNMSRGRKAQSEPGGTSAGIYAGHPTAGMARGEMASLVQQLTDQMLAAAKDLQFELAGRLRDEISELKKELRHMDAAMA is encoded by the coding sequence GTGGCATTCGCAGCAGAGAAACCCGTCCTGGCGACCTCCGAGTTCCGGACCGTGAGCGAGCTCCCGCGTACCGGCGGGCGCTTCGAGGTCGTGTCCGAGTTCAAGCCGTCCGGTGACCAGCCGGCGGCCATCGCCGAGCTGGAGAAACGGCTCGCGGCGGGGGAGAAGGACGTCGTGCTCCTCGGCGCCACCGGCACCGGGAAGTCGGCGACGACGGCCTGGCTGATCGAGAAGGTGCAGCGGCCGACGCTGGTGATGGCCCCGAACAAGACGCTGGCCGCCCAGCTCGCCAACGAGTTCCGCGAGCTCTTCCCGCACAACGCGGTCGAGTACTTCGTCTCCTACTACGACTACTACCAACCGGAGGCGTACGTCCCGCAGACCGACACCTTCATCGAGAAGGACTCGTCGATCAACTCCGACGTCGAGCGTCTGCGGCACTCGGCGACCCGGTCGCTGCTGTCCCGCCGCGACGTCATCGTGGTGTCGTCGGTGTCGTGCATCTACGGCCTCGGCACCCCGCAGTCCTACCTCGACCGATCGCTGCCGGTGCGGGTGGGGATGGACCTCGACCGCGACAAGCTGCTCCGCGCACTCGTCGACATCCAGTACACCCGCAACGACCTCGCGTTCACCCGGGGGTCGTTCCGGGTCCGGGGCGACACCGTCGAAATCATCCCGTCCTACGAAGAGCTGGCCCTGCGGATCGAGTTCTTCGGCGACGAGGTGGAGAAGCTGTACTACCTGCACCCGCTCACCGGCGACGTGCAGCGCGAGGTGGACGAGCTGCGCATCTTCCCGGCCACGCACTACGTCGCCGGACCGGAGCGCATGGAGAAGGCCATCAACGACATCGAGAACGAGCTGGCCGACCGGCTGGCCGAGCTGGACGCTCAGAACAAGCTGCTGGAGGCCCAGCGGCTGCGGATGCGCACCAATTACGACCTCGAGATGATGCGCCAGGTCGGGTTCACCTCGGGCATCGAGAACTACTCGCGCCACATCGACGGCCGGGCGGCGGGCACCGCGCCGGCCACGTTGATCGACTACTTCCCGGACGACTTCCTCCTTGTCATCGACGAGTCCCACGTGACCGTTCCGCAGATCGGCGGCATGCACGAGGGTGACGCGGCCCGCAAGCGCACCCTGGTCGAGCACGGCTTCCGGCTGCCCAGCGCTCTTGACAACCGGCCGTTGACCTGGGAGGAGTTCTCCGATCGGATCGGCCAGACGGTCTACCTGTCGGCGACCCCGGGCAACTACGAGCTCGGCCGGGCCCAGGGCGAGTTCGTCGAGCAGGTCATCCGCCCGACGGGTCTGGTCGACCCGGAGGTCATCATCAAACCGACCCAGGGCCAGATCGACGACCTGGTGGGGGAGATCCGGGCCCGGGCCGAGCGCGACGAGCGGGTCCTGGTCACGACGCTGACCAAGAAGATGAGCGAGGACCTCACCGACTACCTGCTCGAGCTGGGGATCAGGGTGCGCTACCTGCACTCGGAGGTCGACACCCTGCGACGGGTCGAGCTGCTCCGCGAGCTGCGGATGGGCGAGTACGACGTCCTCATCGGCATCAACCTGCTCCGGGAGGGCCTCGACCTGCCCGAGGTGTCGCTGGTGGCCATCCTCGACGCCGACAAGGAGGGCTTCCTGCGGTCGGGTACGTCGCTCATCCAGACGATCGGCCGTGCCGCGCGGAACGTGAACGGTCAGGTGCACATGTACGCCGACCGGATCACCGCGTCGATGGCCACCGCCATCGAGGAGACCAACCGGCGACGCGAGAAGCAGGTGGCGTACAACCTCGAGATGGGGCTCGATCCGCAGCCGCTGCGGAAGAAGATCAACGACATCCTCGAGCGGGTGTACGCCGAGGCGGAGGACACCGTCGCCATCGGTGGCTCGGGACGCAACATGTCCCGAGGTCGTAAGGCCCAGAGCGAGCCCGGTGGCACCTCGGCGGGCATCTACGCCGGGCACCCCACGGCGGGCATGGCCCGTGGTGAGATGGCGAGCCTGGTGCAGCAGCTGACCGACCAGATGCTCGCCGCGGCCAAGGATCTGCAGTTCGAGCTGGCCGGCCGGCTCCGCGACGAGATCTCCGAGCTGAAGAAGGAGCTGCGGCACATGGACGCCGCGATGGCCTGA
- the coaE gene encoding dephospho-CoA kinase: MLRVAVTGGIGSGKSTVSARLARQGAVVVDSDRLAREVVAVGSPGLAAVVQRFGPSMLTSDGALDRAALAAVVFSDPDARRALEGITHPRVRARFDELAAAAPVDAVVVNDIPLLVALPVAAGFHLVIGVGADAELRVRRLIARGLAEADARARIAAQIDDDTRRPLTDVWLDNDGAADDLADRVDRLWSERVQPFEELLLRGAAAPRDRPEPVAHDPRWTTDAVRLLARVGRAAGDDTVRLDHIGATAVPGLPADDVLELQLTVSDLAAAERVGPALTRAGFVAMPNRDTDTPHPADADPARWRARWHANADPGRAVDLHVRPADGPGWRWALAMRDRLIADDAEREAHLARQRRWAAEHADDPDGAGVDAAREAWWGAAAEPLARWVERTGWRPGPDSRV; this comes from the coding sequence GTGCTGAGAGTGGCGGTCACCGGCGGGATCGGATCGGGGAAGAGCACCGTGTCGGCACGGCTCGCCCGGCAGGGCGCCGTCGTCGTCGACTCCGACCGGCTGGCACGCGAGGTGGTGGCCGTCGGGTCGCCGGGGCTCGCCGCCGTGGTGCAACGCTTCGGGCCCTCGATGCTGACATCCGACGGCGCCCTCGACCGGGCGGCTCTCGCTGCGGTCGTGTTCAGCGACCCGGACGCCCGACGGGCGTTGGAGGGCATCACGCATCCCCGGGTGCGCGCCCGATTCGACGAGCTCGCGGCGGCCGCCCCGGTCGACGCGGTGGTGGTGAACGACATCCCACTGCTGGTGGCGCTGCCGGTCGCGGCGGGGTTCCACCTCGTGATCGGCGTGGGCGCCGACGCCGAGCTGCGGGTCCGCCGCCTGATCGCGCGCGGTCTGGCCGAGGCCGACGCGCGGGCGCGGATCGCCGCCCAGATCGACGACGACACCCGGCGGCCGCTCACCGACGTCTGGCTCGACAACGACGGCGCCGCCGACGATCTCGCCGACCGGGTGGACCGCCTCTGGAGCGAACGGGTGCAGCCCTTCGAGGAGCTCCTGTTGCGTGGTGCTGCGGCTCCGCGTGACCGCCCGGAACCGGTCGCGCACGATCCGCGGTGGACGACCGACGCGGTCCGGTTGCTCGCGCGGGTGGGCCGGGCCGCCGGCGACGACACCGTGCGTCTGGACCACATCGGCGCCACCGCCGTCCCGGGACTGCCCGCCGATGACGTGCTGGAGCTGCAGTTGACGGTGTCCGACCTGGCGGCCGCCGAGCGCGTCGGGCCTGCGCTCACCCGCGCCGGGTTCGTCGCGATGCCCAACCGGGACACCGACACGCCGCATCCCGCGGACGCCGATCCGGCGCGGTGGCGCGCGAGATGGCACGCCAACGCCGATCCCGGTCGCGCGGTCGACCTGCACGTCCGCCCCGCGGACGGCCCGGGTTGGCGGTGGGCGCTGGCCATGCGGGACCGCCTCATCGCCGACGACGCCGAACGGGAGGCCCATCTGGCCCGGCAACGACGCTGGGCGGCCGAGCACGCCGACGACCCGGACGGTGCCGGCGTCGACGCGGCGCGCGAGGCGTGGTGGGGTGCCGCGGCGGAGCCGCTGGCCCGGTGGGTCGAGCGGACGGGGTGGCGGCCGGGCCCGGACTCACGCGTCTGA
- a CDS encoding IclR family transcriptional regulator, with amino-acid sequence MTNAVRSGPVARALQILEVVAERGGATARDIADATGLPLPTVYRLCTELSDADYLVHIRSEGRYELGHQVHQLGMSLHRQLGLSRPVTREIALLHESTGFAAYLAVLRGSELVVVHVVDSPDCPRLQPMRFGFHEAPHATAFGKILLADLDGPARDTYLDRHGLRALAANTMTEKAALNAHLDEVATTGVAWENEEFLAGWACAAVPVRGPDVALVGAVAVSAQVDRFPLNDGRLPARLRQVASRVGAHLRGR; translated from the coding sequence GTGACCAACGCTGTTCGATCCGGGCCGGTGGCCCGTGCGCTGCAGATCCTGGAGGTCGTGGCCGAGCGGGGCGGGGCGACCGCCAGGGACATCGCCGACGCCACCGGGCTGCCGCTGCCCACGGTCTACCGCCTGTGCACCGAGCTCTCCGACGCCGACTACCTCGTGCACATCCGCAGCGAGGGACGCTACGAGCTGGGCCATCAGGTGCACCAGCTCGGGATGTCGCTGCACCGGCAGCTGGGGCTGTCCCGGCCGGTCACCCGGGAGATCGCGCTGCTGCACGAGTCGACGGGCTTCGCCGCCTACCTGGCGGTGCTCCGCGGCTCCGAGCTGGTGGTGGTCCACGTCGTCGACTCCCCCGACTGCCCCCGTCTGCAACCGATGCGGTTCGGCTTCCACGAGGCACCGCACGCCACGGCGTTCGGCAAGATCCTGCTGGCCGACCTGGACGGCCCCGCGCGCGACACCTACCTCGACCGGCACGGGTTGCGGGCGCTGGCCGCCAACACGATGACCGAGAAGGCCGCGCTGAACGCCCACCTCGACGAGGTCGCCACGACGGGGGTGGCCTGGGAGAACGAGGAGTTCCTGGCCGGTTGGGCCTGCGCGGCGGTGCCCGTCCGCGGACCGGACGTGGCCCTCGTCGGCGCGGTGGCGGTCAGCGCCCAGGTCGACCGCTTCCCCCTCAACGACGGCCGGCTGCCGGCCCGGCTGCGCCAGGTGGCGTCCCGGGTCGGCGCCCACCTCCGGGGTCGCTGA
- a CDS encoding DUF1990 family protein: protein MTVGRLTAAEADRLRRRPPLRGVPRLTSSTVQRSAVVGSGTADFERATDLLLSWGVQAGAGLVLRATDPTVRPEGVVRQEFRCGPLTLVAPCEVTDVWRDDTGAGFRYHTLPGHPEHGAETFELDLGAGGEVTFRITAVSRPGTWLTIVGLPVMRLVQHRIIGRYLRTFDR, encoded by the coding sequence GTGACCGTCGGACGCTTGACCGCAGCCGAGGCCGACCGTCTGCGGCGGCGGCCTCCCCTACGGGGCGTCCCCCGGCTGACGTCGTCGACGGTGCAGCGCAGCGCCGTGGTCGGCTCCGGAACGGCGGACTTCGAGCGTGCCACCGACCTGCTGCTGTCGTGGGGGGTGCAGGCGGGCGCCGGGCTGGTCCTCAGGGCCACCGATCCCACCGTCCGCCCGGAGGGCGTGGTGCGTCAGGAGTTCCGCTGCGGCCCGCTGACCCTGGTGGCCCCGTGCGAGGTCACCGACGTGTGGCGGGACGACACCGGCGCCGGTTTCCGCTACCACACGCTGCCCGGCCACCCCGAGCACGGTGCCGAGACCTTCGAGCTCGACCTCGGCGCCGGCGGCGAGGTCACGTTCCGGATCACCGCCGTCTCCCGTCCGGGCACCTGGCTGACCATCGTCGGCCTTCCGGTCATGCGACTCGTGCAGCACCGCATCATCGGTCGCTACCTGCGGACGTTCGACCGCTGA
- the rpsA gene encoding 30S ribosomal protein S1, translating to MSAPTRTAPQVAINDIGSAEDFLAAVDKTIKYFNDGDIVEGVIVKVDRDEVLLDIGYKTEGVIPSRELSIKHDVDPSEVVEVGEHVEALVLQKEDKEGRLILSKKRAQYERAWGTIEKIKEEDGVVSGTVIEVVKGGLILDIGLRGFLPASLVEMRRVRDLMPYVGRVLDAKIIELDKNRNNVVLSRRQWLEQTQSEVRSEFLNQLGKGQVRKGVVSSIVNFGAFVDLGGVDGLVHVSELSWKHIDHPSEVVEVGQEVTVEVLDVDMDRERVSLSLKATQEDPWRHFARTHAIGQVVPGRVTKLVPFGAFVRVYDGIEGLVHISELAGRHVEIPEQVVSVDDEIFVRVIDIDLERRRISLSLKQANEGITPDTEFDEVRAQYGVVDHYDEQGNFVPPEGFDVATGEWLEGFDAQREAWEKQYADAQETYTAHLKQVAAAQAADAAAAEPSNYSSSTGDADAADGDDAAAGSSYSSSAPTGSLVNDEQLAALKERLAGN from the coding sequence ATGTCCGCACCTACCCGCACCGCCCCGCAAGTTGCCATCAACGACATCGGGTCGGCCGAGGATTTCCTCGCAGCAGTAGACAAGACGATCAAGTACTTCAATGACGGCGACATCGTCGAAGGCGTCATTGTCAAGGTCGATCGGGACGAAGTCCTGCTGGACATCGGCTACAAGACCGAGGGTGTCATCCCCTCGCGCGAACTCTCCATCAAGCACGATGTCGACCCCAGTGAGGTCGTCGAGGTCGGCGAGCACGTCGAGGCCCTGGTTCTCCAGAAGGAGGACAAGGAAGGCCGCCTGATCCTGTCGAAGAAGCGCGCCCAGTACGAGCGCGCGTGGGGCACGATCGAGAAGATCAAGGAAGAGGACGGCGTCGTCTCCGGCACCGTCATCGAGGTCGTCAAGGGCGGCCTCATCCTCGACATCGGTCTCCGTGGCTTCCTGCCCGCCTCGCTCGTCGAGATGCGCCGTGTGCGCGACCTCATGCCGTACGTCGGCCGGGTGCTGGACGCCAAGATCATCGAGCTGGACAAGAACCGCAACAACGTGGTGCTGTCCCGCCGTCAGTGGCTCGAGCAGACCCAGTCCGAGGTCCGCAGCGAGTTCCTCAACCAGCTCGGCAAGGGGCAGGTCCGCAAGGGCGTCGTCTCCTCGATCGTCAACTTCGGTGCGTTCGTCGACCTGGGTGGCGTGGACGGCCTGGTGCACGTCTCCGAGCTGTCCTGGAAGCACATCGACCACCCGTCCGAGGTCGTCGAGGTGGGCCAGGAGGTCACCGTCGAGGTTCTCGACGTCGACATGGACCGCGAGCGTGTCTCGCTGTCGCTCAAGGCGACGCAGGAAGACCCGTGGCGTCACTTCGCCCGGACCCACGCCATCGGCCAGGTCGTCCCAGGTCGGGTCACCAAGCTGGTGCCGTTCGGTGCGTTCGTCCGTGTCTACGACGGCATCGAGGGTCTGGTCCACATCTCCGAGCTGGCCGGTCGCCACGTGGAGATCCCGGAGCAGGTCGTGTCCGTCGACGACGAGATCTTCGTCCGCGTCATCGACATCGACCTCGAGCGTCGCCGGATCTCGCTGTCGCTCAAGCAGGCCAACGAGGGCATCACGCCGGACACCGAGTTCGACGAGGTGCGCGCCCAGTACGGCGTCGTGGACCACTACGACGAGCAGGGCAACTTCGTGCCGCCGGAGGGCTTCGACGTCGCCACCGGCGAGTGGCTCGAGGGCTTCGACGCGCAGCGTGAGGCCTGGGAGAAGCAGTACGCGGACGCCCAGGAGACCTACACCGCGCACCTGAAGCAGGTCGCCGCGGCGCAGGCCGCCGACGCCGCGGCGGCGGAGCCGAGCAACTACTCGTCCTCCACCGGTGACGCCGACGCCGCCGACGGTGACGACGCCGCCGCCGGTTCGTCGTACTCGTCGAGCGCCCCGACCGGTTCGCTCGTCAACGACGAGCAGCTGGCCGCTCTCAAGGAGCGCCTCGCCGGGAACTGA